One window from the genome of Lentibacillus daqui encodes:
- a CDS encoding SprT family protein, protein MDLLNDNKSLYKLVNEVSIQYFQKPFLHQVQFNHRLRTTGGRYIPAKKIIELNPKYLTEMDEHEFIGIVKHELCHYHLHIEGKGYKHGDAEFKNLLRATGSPRHCRPLPSNEDRYKYKYVCNNCKHVYKRARRINVNQYRCGKCNGRLSMLEG, encoded by the coding sequence TTAAATGATAATAAGTCATTATATAAGCTGGTTAATGAAGTATCCATACAGTACTTTCAAAAGCCGTTTTTACATCAGGTACAATTCAATCATCGGCTGCGAACGACTGGAGGACGATATATTCCGGCTAAAAAGATCATTGAACTCAACCCCAAGTATTTGACCGAGATGGACGAACATGAGTTTATTGGCATAGTCAAGCACGAATTATGTCATTATCATCTTCATATTGAAGGAAAGGGATATAAACACGGGGATGCAGAATTCAAGAACCTATTGAGAGCAACCGGATCACCAAGACATTGCCGTCCATTACCATCCAATGAAGACAGGTATAAGTACAAGTATGTTTGTAATAACTGTAAACATGTTTATAAAAGAGCCCGGAGAATCAACGTGAATCAATACAGATGTGGTAAATGTAATGGAAGACTGTCCATGTTAGAGGGATAA
- a CDS encoding 5-oxoprolinase subunit B family protein, whose amino-acid sequence MYLATRYEYGGDEFLFVELSEEMSLEANFTAMAITKKLSEMEIEGIQDICPSNASYMVRIDPDVIKADDLIQELKRIEKSVENLDNVEIQSRLVDVPVLFEDPWTHETVMRFRERHQDPESTDIEYAARINGYDSKEDFIEAMTSSPFLVSMIGFVPGLPFCFQIVPREKAIEVPKYVRPRTFTPERCFGFGGGFSVVYPVDGAGGYQMFGISASPVFDGEQKLPDFQDSMVFPRQGDIFRYRRIDRDEYDSVRNQVENGTFEYRKKDMSFTPAEVLKDPEAFSQMALRRLYND is encoded by the coding sequence ATGTATTTGGCGACTCGTTATGAGTATGGTGGTGATGAGTTTTTATTCGTAGAACTAAGCGAGGAAATGAGTCTCGAGGCTAATTTTACAGCGATGGCGATTACTAAAAAGCTAAGTGAGATGGAAATTGAAGGAATTCAAGATATTTGTCCATCCAACGCTTCGTATATGGTGCGTATTGATCCGGATGTGATAAAAGCGGATGATTTAATTCAAGAGCTAAAAAGAATTGAAAAATCCGTTGAAAATCTTGACAATGTGGAAATTCAGTCGCGTTTAGTAGATGTTCCGGTTTTGTTTGAAGACCCTTGGACACATGAAACCGTGATGCGGTTTAGAGAACGTCATCAAGATCCGGAATCTACAGATATCGAGTATGCCGCCAGGATTAATGGTTACGACTCAAAAGAAGATTTCATTGAGGCAATGACCAGTTCTCCCTTTTTAGTGTCGATGATTGGGTTTGTTCCCGGCTTACCATTTTGTTTCCAAATTGTCCCCCGAGAAAAAGCAATTGAGGTTCCTAAATATGTGCGTCCACGTACTTTTACTCCCGAACGCTGTTTTGGGTTTGGTGGAGGTTTTTCGGTGGTTTACCCTGTTGACGGGGCGGGTGGATATCAAATGTTTGGAATTTCCGCTTCTCCAGTGTTTGATGGAGAACAAAAGCTGCCTGATTTTCAGGATTCAATGGTTTTCCCGCGTCAAGGGGATATTTTCAGGTATCGTCGTATTGACAGAGATGAATATGATTCAGTGAGAAATCAAGTGGAAAACGGCACCTTTGAATATCGAAAAAAAGATATGAGCTTCACCCCGGCTGAAGTCTTGAAGGATCCGGAAGCATTTTCTCAAATGGCTTTGAGGAGGTTATACAATGATTAA
- a CDS encoding biotin-dependent carboxyltransferase family protein, whose protein sequence is MIKVLKPGIEATVQDNGRIGYYELGMPPSGAMDKFSYSVGNWLVGNQDGAASLEATYMGPALEFQEDATIALTGGELPPKVNGKSVSMWETLKVKSGDILSFDFVKNGARIYLSVAGGINVPEIMGSRSTYTLCGIGGFEGRSLKEGDTLHIGNDQQDDVKEGTKVSSEFVPQYTKQHEIRVVVGLCSYRLTEHSLQNFLKTEWTVTPEANRVGYRFKGEKVEFIPREQPFGAGSDPSNVVDLGYPVGSIQIPGGVEPIALLNDAVTGGGYVTVATITSTDLNRIAQTKTNEKVKFESVTLNQALEERNAHRSNLSKIKDSIQQQQ, encoded by the coding sequence ATGATTAAGGTACTTAAGCCAGGGATAGAGGCTACTGTACAGGATAATGGAAGAATTGGATATTATGAATTAGGTATGCCGCCCTCGGGTGCTATGGATAAGTTTTCTTACTCCGTGGGGAACTGGCTGGTAGGAAATCAAGATGGAGCGGCTTCTTTGGAGGCTACCTATATGGGGCCTGCGTTAGAGTTCCAGGAAGATGCTACCATTGCTTTGACCGGCGGGGAATTGCCTCCCAAGGTTAATGGAAAAAGTGTTTCGATGTGGGAAACATTAAAAGTGAAGTCTGGAGACATTTTATCTTTTGATTTTGTTAAAAATGGGGCGAGAATTTATTTGTCAGTAGCCGGGGGAATTAATGTACCGGAAATAATGGGTTCGCGATCGACATATACCCTCTGTGGCATAGGAGGTTTTGAAGGGCGAAGTTTGAAAGAGGGAGACACGCTTCATATCGGTAATGACCAGCAGGATGATGTAAAAGAAGGCACAAAAGTCTCCTCAGAATTTGTTCCGCAATATACAAAACAGCATGAAATCCGGGTTGTTGTAGGTTTATGCAGTTACAGGTTAACAGAGCATAGTTTACAGAACTTCCTTAAAACTGAATGGACAGTAACACCCGAGGCTAATCGTGTTGGATACCGTTTTAAAGGTGAGAAGGTGGAATTTATCCCGCGTGAGCAGCCCTTTGGTGCCGGAAGTGATCCATCCAATGTCGTGGATCTGGGTTATCCAGTCGGTTCAATTCAAATACCGGGAGGAGTGGAACCCATCGCTTTATTAAATGACGCCGTGACCGGTGGCGGATATGTAACCGTTGCCACCATTACGAGCACAGATTTAAATCGTATCGCTCAAACCAAAACGAATGAAAAGGTAAAATTCGAATCCGTAACGTTAAATCAGGCTTTGGAGGAACGTAATGCCCATAGAAGCAACTTATCAAAAATCAAGGATAGTATTCAGCAACAACAATAA
- a CDS encoding acetyl-CoA carboxylase, translating into MAGNKQVVSPLPGVFYRKPSPEEEEFVTEGQKVKPGDVIGIVEVMKSFTEIKSEVEGIVSKFTVESEEVIDVGQVIAEIE; encoded by the coding sequence ATGGCGGGAAATAAACAAGTTGTATCACCATTACCGGGGGTTTTTTATCGCAAGCCAAGTCCGGAAGAGGAAGAATTCGTTACTGAGGGACAGAAGGTTAAGCCTGGGGACGTTATTGGTATAGTTGAAGTCATGAAAAGCTTCACTGAAATCAAATCGGAAGTTGAGGGAATTGTATCGAAATTCACCGTGGAAAGTGAAGAAGTCATAGATGTGGGACAGGTTATTGCCGAAATCGAATGA
- a CDS encoding acetyl-CoA carboxylase biotin carboxylase subunit, with translation MSYFNKVLIANRGEIARRIIGTCRKLGIKTVAVYSDADANAPFVKEADEAYFIGPAQAKKSYLDVESVMDAAKKSKAEAIHPGYGFLSENPDFVKACEDNDIVFIGPDYKTIDVMGRKIEARKYMRQAGVPIVPGWDGKLESADDALSIAEDLGYPLMLKASAGGGGIGMHVVHDEDELKKVFSSAKQRASSAFGDDAVFLERYIANARHIEVQVFGDHSGNAIHLFERECTIQRRNQKVVEESPSSFLNPELRKELCEKAVKGVKEIGYTNAGTMEFVVDDDTGEFYFLEMNTRLQVEHPVTEKVTGLDLVELQLKIAAGEELGIDQSEVRQKGYAIETRLYAEDPKTYFPSPGTISKLNLPKDEGRFDFAVEQGDAVTPFYDPMIGKIIAYGEDRAAGINSMERILDTIEVEGITTNLQLLKNIVKDCDFKIGKYTTSYLEEKQEAGAAFSS, from the coding sequence TTGAGTTATTTTAATAAAGTTCTTATAGCAAACCGTGGTGAAATCGCCCGCAGAATTATTGGCACATGCAGGAAATTGGGAATTAAAACAGTTGCAGTATATTCGGATGCGGATGCAAATGCCCCTTTTGTTAAAGAAGCAGATGAGGCGTATTTCATTGGCCCCGCACAGGCGAAAAAGAGTTATCTGGATGTTGAATCAGTCATGGATGCAGCCAAGAAATCGAAAGCTGAGGCGATTCATCCAGGCTATGGATTTCTCTCGGAGAATCCTGATTTTGTAAAGGCATGTGAGGATAATGACATTGTATTTATAGGGCCGGATTATAAAACAATTGATGTGATGGGAAGAAAGATTGAAGCCCGTAAATATATGCGACAGGCTGGCGTACCAATTGTACCCGGATGGGATGGAAAACTGGAATCAGCCGATGATGCATTGAGCATTGCAGAGGATCTGGGGTACCCCTTAATGCTGAAGGCAAGTGCTGGTGGTGGCGGTATAGGAATGCATGTGGTCCACGACGAAGATGAATTGAAAAAAGTGTTTTCATCCGCAAAACAAAGAGCTTCCTCTGCATTTGGAGACGACGCTGTGTTCCTGGAAAGATATATAGCCAATGCGCGCCATATTGAGGTGCAAGTGTTTGGTGACCATTCGGGTAATGCCATCCATTTATTTGAGCGGGAATGTACGATCCAAAGAAGAAACCAAAAGGTAGTTGAAGAGAGTCCTTCCTCTTTCTTGAATCCGGAATTACGAAAGGAACTTTGTGAGAAAGCGGTCAAGGGTGTAAAGGAAATAGGCTATACGAACGCAGGCACGATGGAGTTTGTTGTTGATGATGATACAGGGGAGTTCTACTTCCTTGAAATGAATACCAGGCTGCAAGTCGAGCATCCCGTAACGGAAAAAGTCACTGGACTGGATCTTGTCGAATTACAACTAAAAATAGCTGCGGGTGAAGAATTAGGCATAGATCAAAGCGAAGTTCGACAAAAAGGATATGCGATTGAGACCCGTCTGTATGCCGAAGATCCAAAAACCTATTTCCCATCTCCTGGAACCATCAGCAAGCTGAATCTCCCCAAGGATGAAGGCCGATTTGATTTTGCTGTTGAACAAGGTGATGCTGTAACACCATTTTATGATCCAATGATAGGTAAAATTATTGCATACGGTGAAGACAGAGCTGCGGGAATTAATAGTATGGAAAGGATTCTTGATACTATTGAAGTGGAAGGTATTACAACAAATTTGCAGCTGTTGAAGAATATTGTGAAGGATTGTGACTTTAAGATTGGTAAATATACAACCAGTTATCTGGAAGAAAAGCAAGAAGCGGGTGCAGCCTTCTCAAGTTAG
- a CDS encoding 2-hydroxymuconate tautomerase, whose product MPMINVELLDGRTDEMKVRLIQEVTEAMSKTLEIEKEEIDVILHEVERKHWAKGGVLWPWGRDYR is encoded by the coding sequence ATGCCAATGATAAATGTTGAATTACTTGATGGCCGAACGGATGAGATGAAAGTTAGATTGATTCAGGAAGTTACCGAAGCAATGAGTAAGACGCTTGAAATAGAAAAAGAAGAGATTGACGTCATTCTGCATGAGGTAGAAAGGAAACATTGGGCAAAAGGCGGGGTTCTCTGGCCATGGGGCAGGGACTATCGATAA
- a CDS encoding tautomerase family protein encodes MPFLRIEMLEGRSEKKKQSLAREVSKAVSRALKIDQEEVNIVIKDVGSENWTKGGTLLTDREKSQ; translated from the coding sequence ATGCCTTTTTTACGAATTGAAATGCTCGAAGGTAGAAGTGAGAAGAAAAAGCAATCATTGGCAAGGGAAGTCAGTAAAGCTGTTTCGAGAGCCCTGAAAATTGACCAGGAAGAAGTAAACATCGTCATCAAGGACGTAGGCAGTGAAAATTGGACAAAAGGCGGAACACTGTTGACAGACAGGGAGAAATCCCAGTAA
- a CDS encoding LamB/YcsF family protein has translation MYKVDLNCDMGESFGLYELGNDEEMMQYITSANIACGFHGGDPQVMRKSVKLAKEHDVKIGAHPGFPDLIGFGRRRMDATLSEVKDYVTYQMGALREFAKVYGVNLQHCKPHGALYMMGQENEDIATIILEAIADVDSDIIVFAMNHSAFVEAEKKVGIRVAREVYSDREHTKTGSIVLTRTGDVIEDYEEKADRVVRMVKEGKVLAHTGEDVSLKAETICIHADTPGATTLAKSIVQAFKKEDIEITPVNKVINR, from the coding sequence GTGTATAAAGTTGATTTGAATTGTGATATGGGGGAAAGTTTCGGATTATACGAATTAGGTAATGATGAAGAAATGATGCAATACATTACTTCAGCAAATATCGCTTGTGGCTTTCACGGGGGAGACCCGCAAGTCATGCGGAAATCGGTGAAACTTGCAAAGGAGCACGATGTAAAAATTGGCGCTCACCCTGGGTTCCCGGATTTGATAGGATTTGGACGCAGGCGTATGGATGCTACGCTTTCGGAGGTTAAGGATTATGTTACCTATCAAATGGGAGCATTACGGGAATTTGCTAAAGTTTACGGGGTTAATCTTCAGCATTGCAAACCTCATGGGGCTTTGTATATGATGGGGCAGGAAAATGAGGATATCGCAACAATTATATTGGAAGCGATTGCAGATGTGGATTCAGATATTATCGTGTTTGCGATGAACCATTCAGCGTTTGTAGAGGCGGAAAAGAAAGTCGGAATCCGTGTAGCAAGGGAGGTATATTCCGATCGTGAGCATACTAAAACTGGATCTATTGTGTTAACAAGGACAGGGGATGTTATTGAGGATTACGAGGAAAAAGCGGATCGCGTCGTACGCATGGTTAAAGAAGGAAAAGTGCTTGCCCATACAGGTGAAGATGTCTCACTCAAGGCGGAGACCATTTGTATTCATGCGGATACCCCAGGCGCCACTACCTTAGCCAAATCTATTGTTCAGGCATTCAAAAAGGAAGATATAGAGATTACGCCTGTTAATAAAGTAATAAACAGGTAA
- a CDS encoding PAS domain-containing protein — protein MLNWEQVLRPAPPILTSKATVQDVLYYITENNAELVLIKENGVVVGYVDKDLLLQQIQHYPNLRRTVEYQLDLLQVPLYRKAEIYHNISVYVGINDSGELTGYSTKEQIRQLRDETSYYHLKQLSIRAGIGMVTTNESLEITFANEMAEKCLGLSSDYLIGRNYGTLIEIGHSLENVLEGKSLMNVNSYFNNKDMIGNFTSLETNRLIMGLIHVFFPREQWEEAVKELEFVRDMYEDMQAIYSSSQEQIMVVDSQGTILRFMGKFLSGF, from the coding sequence ATGTTGAATTGGGAGCAAGTATTACGACCGGCTCCACCTATCCTGACGTCCAAGGCAACTGTCCAAGATGTTTTATATTATATCACGGAAAACAATGCTGAACTTGTATTGATTAAAGAAAATGGAGTAGTGGTAGGGTACGTGGATAAAGATTTACTCCTTCAGCAAATTCAACACTATCCTAATCTGCGAAGGACAGTGGAATATCAGTTGGATTTACTACAAGTGCCCTTATACCGTAAAGCAGAAATTTATCATAATATATCGGTATATGTCGGGATAAATGACAGCGGAGAGTTAACAGGGTATAGTACGAAGGAACAAATTCGCCAACTAAGGGATGAAACATCATACTATCATTTGAAGCAACTTAGCATTAGAGCGGGAATCGGCATGGTAACCACAAATGAATCATTGGAAATTACTTTCGCAAACGAAATGGCGGAGAAATGTTTAGGCTTGTCTTCGGATTACTTGATAGGTCGCAATTATGGCACATTAATAGAGATAGGGCATTCTTTGGAGAACGTGCTGGAAGGCAAATCCTTAATGAATGTGAACAGTTATTTTAATAATAAAGATATGATTGGTAATTTCACCTCCCTTGAAACCAATCGATTGATCATGGGATTGATTCACGTATTTTTTCCCAGGGAACAATGGGAAGAGGCTGTTAAAGAACTGGAGTTTGTACGGGATATGTATGAAGATATGCAGGCAATTTATTCATCTTCTCAGGAACAAATTATGGTTGTAGATTCGCAGGGAACGATCCTCCGTTTTATGGGTAAGTTTCTATCGGGTTTTTGA
- a CDS encoding sigma-54 interaction domain-containing protein, with the protein MQEGRNGSRVWSVANPVFYEGQITKIVVISRDITEVSMLQQKLNKVQKESEGFKQQLHELKNHSVGKNKLIYHSQKMAHVVEQVKKVANVDSTIVILGGSGVGKEVVAQALHEWSNRNVYPYVRVNCGAIPEQLIESELFGYEKGAFTGADPKGKAGYFEQAHQGTVFLDEVSELPLNMQVKLLRVIQEQEVTRIGGTKTKSVDTRIIAATNKDLWKLVQDGRFREDLYYRLNVIPIRIPPLRERKEDIAPLSSYFLSNLNQLYNKDKSLSAEALEVLEGYEWPGNVRELQNVIERLVVTSHDDFIQAENTLPVLYPDTEAKTKTKKAAITLDFMPLKQAIEEVETKLISLGLEKYGTAAKVSEVLGVSPATISRRRKKLLDKGD; encoded by the coding sequence ATGCAGGAAGGTAGAAACGGCAGCCGTGTCTGGTCTGTAGCCAATCCTGTATTTTACGAAGGACAGATAACCAAAATAGTAGTTATCTCACGAGATATTACTGAAGTAAGCATGCTTCAACAGAAATTGAATAAGGTCCAAAAGGAATCTGAGGGGTTTAAGCAACAACTTCATGAATTAAAAAATCATTCGGTGGGGAAAAATAAGCTGATCTATCATTCACAAAAGATGGCACATGTGGTTGAACAGGTAAAAAAGGTTGCAAATGTAGACTCAACTATCGTTATTCTCGGCGGGTCCGGGGTGGGAAAAGAAGTAGTTGCCCAGGCTCTTCATGAGTGGAGTAATCGTAATGTATACCCATATGTGCGTGTGAACTGTGGCGCGATTCCCGAACAGCTGATAGAAAGCGAACTGTTCGGCTACGAAAAGGGTGCTTTTACCGGTGCAGATCCTAAAGGGAAGGCCGGGTATTTTGAGCAGGCCCATCAAGGAACTGTTTTCCTGGATGAAGTTTCGGAATTGCCATTGAATATGCAAGTCAAATTATTAAGGGTTATACAAGAACAAGAAGTAACCCGGATAGGTGGAACCAAAACAAAATCAGTCGATACACGAATTATTGCGGCGACAAATAAAGACTTGTGGAAGCTCGTTCAAGATGGGAGATTTAGAGAAGACCTATATTATCGTTTAAACGTCATTCCTATTCGTATTCCTCCCTTGAGAGAAAGAAAAGAAGATATTGCACCGTTGTCCTCTTATTTTCTAAGTAATTTGAATCAACTTTATAATAAAGATAAATCCTTGTCGGCAGAGGCATTGGAAGTCTTGGAAGGTTATGAATGGCCGGGTAACGTGCGAGAATTGCAAAATGTGATTGAACGTCTGGTAGTAACATCCCATGATGACTTCATTCAAGCGGAAAACACGCTACCAGTTCTCTACCCGGATACCGAAGCTAAAACGAAAACAAAAAAAGCAGCCATAACACTAGATTTTATGCCATTGAAGCAAGCAATAGAAGAAGTGGAAACGAAATTGATTTCATTAGGACTGGAAAAGTACGGTACAGCGGCTAAAGTATCTGAAGTACTGGGTGTAAGTCCCGCGACTATCAGCCGGCGCAGAAAAAAATTATTGGATAAGGGGGACTAA
- a CDS encoding 5-oxoprolinase subunit B family protein codes for MLTFPETHFHFGGDEYIFAEISKDMRLESNFKAISITREVRNRQIPGVIDVYSANASYLVHFNPDIISVNDLLEILREIDIQKSSSSELNITVRIVDIPIWYDDPITREYSRAFKDRHPDPSLSNFEFVMKVNGFKDKEAFIEAHSSLPHVITMIGFNPGGAYEFPLGKAQDRIIQTPKYISSRTDSPRQAVSMGGAFTLIYPFSTWGGFQLIGMCPVPIYHKKGILKDFKNSMFLARLGDLWKHRPINESEYQKISDEVEQGTYQFRKKTVSFSPQEYFQKGRSYINELMKGF; via the coding sequence ATGCTTACATTTCCTGAGACCCATTTCCACTTTGGGGGAGATGAGTATATCTTTGCGGAAATATCCAAAGACATGCGGCTGGAGAGCAACTTTAAAGCTATATCCATCACAAGAGAAGTGCGGAACCGTCAAATACCCGGTGTCATCGATGTTTATTCGGCAAATGCATCGTATCTTGTTCATTTTAATCCGGATATCATTTCTGTCAATGATCTACTGGAGATTTTAAGGGAGATCGATATCCAGAAAAGCAGTTCTTCCGAATTGAATATAACCGTACGTATTGTGGATATTCCTATTTGGTATGACGACCCTATTACCCGTGAATATTCCAGGGCTTTTAAAGATCGTCATCCGGATCCATCACTTTCAAATTTTGAATTTGTGATGAAGGTAAATGGATTTAAAGATAAAGAAGCATTTATAGAGGCACATTCATCATTACCGCATGTCATCACTATGATAGGATTCAATCCCGGTGGAGCATATGAATTTCCTTTAGGTAAAGCACAAGACCGAATTATCCAAACTCCCAAATATATCAGTTCCAGAACGGATTCCCCGAGGCAGGCCGTTAGTATGGGTGGGGCTTTTACATTGATATATCCCTTTTCGACGTGGGGCGGGTTTCAATTAATTGGAATGTGCCCTGTACCGATTTATCACAAAAAGGGGATCTTGAAGGATTTTAAAAACTCTATGTTTCTTGCCAGATTGGGAGATTTATGGAAACATAGGCCAATTAATGAATCAGAGTATCAAAAAATCTCTGATGAAGTCGAACAGGGAACATATCAATTCAGGAAAAAGACAGTAAGTTTTTCACCACAAGAATATTTTCAAAAAGGTCGCTCTTATATTAACGAGCTTATGAAAGGGTTTTAA
- a CDS encoding biotin-dependent carboxyltransferase family protein, which yields MKIIEAGSTTVQDLGRFGYYYYGIPPSGAADKYSFMAGNILLNNPIDSAGIEIALFGPKILFAKETVISITGAPMTPYRNNRSIPMWENIKVNAGDILHFSPPEKGAKSYLCVSGGIQVPKVLESRSTCIKSGLGGFRGRNLKVGDKLPIGEPLPGVFERVGQSLHDKLLPDFREYIEPRVIMGISVGLISDEGIKSFLDTEWKISNESNRVAYRLQGSFVKFKTFRSPFGAGDSSSNVVDAPYPIGAVLIPNEEEVNVILHDGAIGGGFAMIGAVISVDLDEIAQSRPMQTIRFSAVTMSQALEARKNRQRKISELKDFCK from the coding sequence TTGAAAATTATCGAAGCTGGTAGTACAACTGTTCAGGATCTTGGACGCTTTGGCTATTATTATTATGGTATCCCCCCAAGTGGTGCAGCGGATAAATATTCGTTTATGGCTGGAAATATATTGCTCAATAACCCCATTGATTCAGCAGGCATCGAAATCGCGCTTTTTGGGCCTAAAATACTCTTTGCAAAGGAAACAGTCATTTCTATTACGGGAGCGCCAATGACACCATATAGGAATAATAGGAGCATACCTATGTGGGAGAATATCAAAGTGAATGCGGGGGATATTTTACATTTTTCTCCCCCGGAAAAAGGCGCAAAATCATATCTATGTGTCTCAGGGGGGATACAAGTACCAAAAGTATTGGAAAGTCGATCCACCTGTATAAAAAGCGGATTGGGGGGCTTCCGAGGACGAAACCTTAAAGTTGGGGACAAGCTTCCAATCGGGGAACCCTTGCCGGGTGTTTTTGAACGAGTGGGACAATCTCTTCATGATAAATTATTACCTGACTTCAGGGAGTATATTGAACCCCGTGTTATTATGGGGATATCAGTTGGATTGATCAGTGATGAGGGAATTAAATCTTTTCTTGACACAGAGTGGAAAATATCAAATGAGTCCAATCGGGTCGCATACCGCCTTCAAGGAAGTTTCGTTAAATTTAAAACCTTTAGGTCACCCTTTGGAGCAGGAGACAGCTCTTCCAATGTCGTTGATGCCCCATATCCAATAGGGGCAGTTTTGATACCCAATGAGGAAGAAGTAAATGTCATATTGCACGATGGAGCAATTGGGGGAGGTTTTGCTATGATCGGAGCAGTCATTAGTGTTGATTTGGATGAGATTGCCCAATCCAGGCCTATGCAGACAATCCGGTTTTCAGCAGTTACCATGAGTCAAGCATTGGAAGCCCGAAAGAATCGACAAAGAAAGATTAGTGAGTTGAAAGATTTCTGCAAATAA
- a CDS encoding YHS domain-containing protein translates to MPKLDRSEYYDLTRDMNWKLSYVTEEEAFPETQVAKCNIPLENWWGWDEPFKLSYREYVYNQSDKEASTYSIKSAIGRSKLFDDLDNGWKTTLTLHYGAVAFGEWLASIGEARMARFGLAASWRNTATFGCLDEQRHGQIQVYFPHGLIDKHPQFDFAHKAYHTENWAAIASKSQFDDMVVANDATSTALQMPFTFETGFTNLQFLGMATDALSVGDVEFGSLISSIQTDESRHAQIGEPTLRIMMENGKKEEAQKMVDLMWWRSWRLFAILTGLSMDYYTPLEHRTMSFKEFMEEWIMKQFLDMFTDFGMKKPWYWDIFLDELEWFHHGQQLGVWFWRNAVWWNPDAGVSPEEREWLEEKYPGWNANHGKKWDVITKNAREGKTEKLAPQTLPMICNTCHLPIVRPSDPQKNHIHPYVSEVDGRKYSFCSEPCKWIFDTQPGRYDSFESIVDRMVGGQIQPPTPAGAISYMGLTQKTMGQDADNFAWAKGIKV, encoded by the coding sequence ATGCCCAAACTTGACAGAAGTGAGTACTATGACCTGACCCGGGATATGAACTGGAAGCTCAGCTACGTTACCGAGGAAGAAGCATTCCCGGAAACGCAAGTAGCCAAGTGTAATATTCCGCTGGAAAACTGGTGGGGCTGGGATGAACCGTTTAAATTATCCTATCGCGAATATGTATATAACCAATCGGATAAGGAGGCTTCGACTTACTCCATCAAATCGGCGATAGGGCGTTCAAAACTGTTTGATGACCTGGATAACGGATGGAAAACGACACTGACACTGCATTATGGTGCTGTTGCATTCGGAGAGTGGTTGGCCTCTATTGGGGAAGCACGGATGGCGCGATTCGGATTGGCCGCGTCATGGAGAAACACGGCAACGTTCGGCTGCCTGGACGAACAGCGGCACGGACAGATTCAAGTATATTTCCCCCATGGGTTAATCGATAAGCATCCACAGTTTGATTTCGCCCATAAAGCGTATCACACGGAAAATTGGGCTGCGATTGCTTCAAAAAGTCAGTTCGACGATATGGTTGTGGCTAATGATGCGACCTCAACGGCGCTGCAAATGCCATTTACGTTTGAAACAGGATTTACCAATCTGCAATTTCTTGGAATGGCAACAGATGCGTTAAGTGTAGGTGATGTCGAATTCGGGTCGCTTATATCCAGTATCCAGACCGATGAATCTCGACACGCGCAGATTGGCGAACCTACACTCCGTATCATGATGGAAAATGGTAAAAAAGAAGAAGCACAAAAAATGGTCGATTTAATGTGGTGGCGTTCATGGAGATTGTTTGCCATTTTGACAGGGCTTTCCATGGATTACTATACACCGCTGGAACACCGGACCATGTCCTTTAAAGAGTTTATGGAAGAATGGATAATGAAACAGTTCCTTGACATGTTTACTGACTTTGGCATGAAAAAACCATGGTATTGGGACATCTTCCTGGATGAACTTGAATGGTTCCACCACGGTCAACAACTGGGTGTGTGGTTCTGGAGAAATGCCGTTTGGTGGAACCCTGATGCTGGTGTGTCACCAGAAGAAAGAGAATGGCTGGAGGAGAAATATCCTGGCTGGAACGCCAACCACGGCAAAAAGTGGGACGTAATAACGAAGAATGCACGAGAAGGCAAGACGGAAAAATTAGCACCCCAGACATTGCCGATGATCTGTAATACGTGTCATCTTCCAATCGTCCGACCATCCGATCCGCAAAAGAATCATATTCATCCGTATGTATCGGAAGTAGACGGCAGGAAATATTCCTTCTGTTCGGAGCCGTGTAAATGGATTTTTGACACGCAGCCTGGTCGGTATGACAGCTTTGAGAGCATTGTTGATCGTATGGTTGGCGGTCAAATTCAGCCTCCAACGCCTGCGGGGGCCATCTCTTATATGGGTCTTACACAAAAAACGATGGGACAAGATGCAGACAACTTTGCCTGGGCAAAAGGTATAAAAGTTTAA